A part of Crassostrea angulata isolate pt1a10 chromosome 5, ASM2561291v2, whole genome shotgun sequence genomic DNA contains:
- the LOC128184750 gene encoding uncharacterized protein LOC128184750 isoform X1 → MFRLVTVLISFDLFHFIENRECNGVSGKVCCDGYALNEITRQCEKCPIGYHRSNCSEKCAYPVYGDDCQYICHCNKNECHFVTGCTYNETSFTDNRLSPIREDTTKRNLLSSTNKLVIHRTINYDFSLDSNIYSDTTLAFLLPDTDLLKDYLVVRIIIGLIGVFVFFFAIFVLTYIYFKCFRKTTNTSDRVKETEWQAQYKSLSFDAVEPQLIPLHPDQQGRVNADFTYLTPVFSGNESREARHTGEIRNENEIIPETLLQEQRVCNQKSTSRQDEPNSTNMHDDVQEHVYIEITEEKIESSK, encoded by the exons ATGTTCAGACTTGTAAccgttttaatttcttttgatttatttcactTCATAGAAAACCGAGAATGTAATGG AGTAAGTGGAAAGGTATGTTGCGATGGGTATGCGCTGAATGAAATAACCAGGCAGTGCGAAA AGTGTCCTATAGGGTATCATCGTAGCAACTGTTCTGAGAAATGCGCTTACCCTGTCTACGGAGATGATTGTCAATATATATGTCATTGTAACAAAAATGAATGCCATTTTGTCACTGGGTGTACTTACAACGAGACATCATTCACAGACAATAGGCTAA GTCCCATAAGAGAAGACACAACTAAGCGCAACCTTTTGTCTTCAACGAACAAATTGGTTATACACCGCACCATTAATTACGATTTTTCCTTGGACAGTAACATATACAGCGATACCACACTCGCATTTTTGCTTCCAGATACCGACTTGTTAAAAGACTATTTAGTGGTTCGTATTATAATCGGCTTAATTGGAGTTTTTGTCTTCTTCTTTGCCATTTTTGTTCTGACGTATATCTATTTTAAATGCTTCCGGAAGACGACCAATACTAGTGATAGGGTAAAAGAAACGGAGTGGCAAGCTCAATACAAATCTTTGAGTTTTGATGCAGTGGAACCCCAGCTGATTCCATTACACCCAGATCAACAGGGGCGGGTGAATGCAGATTTCACATACCTTACTCCAGTGTTTAGTGGCAACGAGAGTCGAGAAGCACGTCACACAGGtgaaataagaaatgaaaatgagATAATACCTGAGACCCTTCTACAAGAACAGAGAGTTTGCAACCAAAAAAGTACCAGCAGACAGGATGAACCAAACAGTACAAATATGCATGATGATGTTCAAGAGCATGTCTACATTGAGATTACGGAAGAAAAGATTGAAAGTTCGAAATGA
- the LOC128184751 gene encoding uncharacterized protein LOC128184751 isoform X1, translated as MNFSALRLLTPLLLLVQFCTSENRYCQEAVESVTTVGSCPTTKAGWDAAAHRKNCSRIASTQKCSDVDKFVYHCVINGYRNQTLEVCAPLRIIFGHCVEFNVGGGVIQDQRSAKCNDTFPKCESIYNSVDAYKYPDCYKLVSLSDTLYSTTTSSTNTVATAAAASTKETTTYESDSAKNIAIIAAVVSVTTIILIVAIILVLWKRRCKKRRQRVPNGEVPNGEVPNGVVLGGEAQEEINCTEEVGMLQRGCDALTIANNVKDTEEEQNKCQKSATDTQTKDPPDCKRTRTYSS; from the exons ATGAACTTTAGTGCCCTTAGACTTCTCACACCGCTACTTCTGCTCGTGCAG TTTTGCACAAGTGAGAACAGATACTGTCAAGAAGCCGTAGAGAGTGTGACGACCGTGGGATCCTGTCCTACGACCAAAGCAGGATGGGACGCTGCGGCACATAGGAAGAACTGTAGCAGAATAGCATCCACTCAAAAGTGTTCAGATGTTGACAAATTTGTATACCACTGTGTAATCAACGGTTACAGGAACCAAACGCTTGAAGTCTGCGCACCCTTAAGAATAATTTTCG GACATTGCGTAGAGTTCAATGTTGGTGGTGGAGTAATTCAAGATCAGAGATCGGCTAAATGCAACGATACATTCCCTAAATGCGAGAGCATTTATAACTCAGTTGATGCCTACAAAt ACCCCGACTGCTATAAGCTCGTTTCCCTGAGCGATACATTATACTCAACAACAACCAGCAGTACAAATACTGTTGCTACAGCAGCCGCGGCATCAACAAAAGAAACAACAACGTATGAATCAGACTCGGC gAAAAATATTGCCATAATTGCAGCTGTTGTTTCTGTGACTACCATAATTCTTATTGTTGCCATCATATTAGTTCTATGGAAAA GACGATGCAAAAAAAGAAGGCAGAGAGTACCTAATGGCGAAGTACCTAATGGCGAAGTACCTAATGGCGTAGTACTTGGTGGAGAAGCACAAGAAGAGATCA attgcACAGAAGAGGTAGGCATGCTCCAGAGAGGATGTGATGCGTTGACTATTGCCA ATAACGTAAAGGACACCGAAGAGGAACAGAACAAATGTCAGAAGTCTGCAACAGATACTC AGACAAAAGATCCACCGGACTGCAAACGCACAAGGACGTATTCCTCTTGA
- the LOC128184750 gene encoding uncharacterized protein LOC128184750 isoform X2: MFRLVTVLISFDLFHFIENRECNGVSGKVCCDGYALNEITRQCEKCPIGYHRSNCSEKCAYPVYGDDCQYICHCNKNECHFVTGCTYNETSFTDNRLSPIREDTTKRNLLSSTNKLVIHRTINYDFSLDSNIYSDTTLAFLLPDTDLLKDYLVTTNTSDRVKETEWQAQYKSLSFDAVEPQLIPLHPDQQGRVNADFTYLTPVFSGNESREARHTGEIRNENEIIPETLLQEQRVCNQKSTSRQDEPNSTNMHDDVQEHVYIEITEEKIESSK; encoded by the exons ATGTTCAGACTTGTAAccgttttaatttcttttgatttatttcactTCATAGAAAACCGAGAATGTAATGG AGTAAGTGGAAAGGTATGTTGCGATGGGTATGCGCTGAATGAAATAACCAGGCAGTGCGAAA AGTGTCCTATAGGGTATCATCGTAGCAACTGTTCTGAGAAATGCGCTTACCCTGTCTACGGAGATGATTGTCAATATATATGTCATTGTAACAAAAATGAATGCCATTTTGTCACTGGGTGTACTTACAACGAGACATCATTCACAGACAATAGGCTAA GTCCCATAAGAGAAGACACAACTAAGCGCAACCTTTTGTCTTCAACGAACAAATTGGTTATACACCGCACCATTAATTACGATTTTTCCTTGGACAGTAACATATACAGCGATACCACACTCGCATTTTTGCTTCCAGATACCGACTTGTTAAAAGACTATTTAGTG ACGACCAATACTAGTGATAGGGTAAAAGAAACGGAGTGGCAAGCTCAATACAAATCTTTGAGTTTTGATGCAGTGGAACCCCAGCTGATTCCATTACACCCAGATCAACAGGGGCGGGTGAATGCAGATTTCACATACCTTACTCCAGTGTTTAGTGGCAACGAGAGTCGAGAAGCACGTCACACAGGtgaaataagaaatgaaaatgagATAATACCTGAGACCCTTCTACAAGAACAGAGAGTTTGCAACCAAAAAAGTACCAGCAGACAGGATGAACCAAACAGTACAAATATGCATGATGATGTTCAAGAGCATGTCTACATTGAGATTACGGAAGAAAAGATTGAAAGTTCGAAATGA
- the LOC128184751 gene encoding uncharacterized protein LOC128184751 isoform X2, with translation MNFSALRLLTPLLLLVQFCTSENRYCQEAVESVTTVGSCPTTKAGWDAAAHRKNCSRIASTQKCSDVDKFVYHCVINGYRNQTLEVCAPLRIIFGHCVEFNVGGGVIQDQRSAKCNDTFPKCESIYNSVDAYKYPDCYKLVSLSDTLYSTTTSSTNTVATAAAASTKETTTKNIAIIAAVVSVTTIILIVAIILVLWKRRCKKRRQRVPNGEVPNGEVPNGVVLGGEAQEEINCTEEVGMLQRGCDALTIANNVKDTEEEQNKCQKSATDTQTKDPPDCKRTRTYSS, from the exons ATGAACTTTAGTGCCCTTAGACTTCTCACACCGCTACTTCTGCTCGTGCAG TTTTGCACAAGTGAGAACAGATACTGTCAAGAAGCCGTAGAGAGTGTGACGACCGTGGGATCCTGTCCTACGACCAAAGCAGGATGGGACGCTGCGGCACATAGGAAGAACTGTAGCAGAATAGCATCCACTCAAAAGTGTTCAGATGTTGACAAATTTGTATACCACTGTGTAATCAACGGTTACAGGAACCAAACGCTTGAAGTCTGCGCACCCTTAAGAATAATTTTCG GACATTGCGTAGAGTTCAATGTTGGTGGTGGAGTAATTCAAGATCAGAGATCGGCTAAATGCAACGATACATTCCCTAAATGCGAGAGCATTTATAACTCAGTTGATGCCTACAAAt ACCCCGACTGCTATAAGCTCGTTTCCCTGAGCGATACATTATACTCAACAACAACCAGCAGTACAAATACTGTTGCTACAGCAGCCGCGGCATCAACAAAAGAAACAACAAC gAAAAATATTGCCATAATTGCAGCTGTTGTTTCTGTGACTACCATAATTCTTATTGTTGCCATCATATTAGTTCTATGGAAAA GACGATGCAAAAAAAGAAGGCAGAGAGTACCTAATGGCGAAGTACCTAATGGCGAAGTACCTAATGGCGTAGTACTTGGTGGAGAAGCACAAGAAGAGATCA attgcACAGAAGAGGTAGGCATGCTCCAGAGAGGATGTGATGCGTTGACTATTGCCA ATAACGTAAAGGACACCGAAGAGGAACAGAACAAATGTCAGAAGTCTGCAACAGATACTC AGACAAAAGATCCACCGGACTGCAAACGCACAAGGACGTATTCCTCTTGA
- the LOC128185320 gene encoding uncharacterized protein LOC128185320, which yields MTSCIHVTLILLPLLGQMCRGNFQYCQEAVESVTSVTSCPTSEEEWKSAVRRKNCTATQQTCSKPETFLYHCVINEYGNKTLEVCAPQRLMTGFCTEFNVGGGVIQSHGLSPCNETAVLRCANVYYSSEAYKYPDCYNKKIITSATSTIFTTTITSQNETTTKTLENRTHSEKT from the exons ATGACCTCCTGTATCCACGTAACACTGATACTACTTCCGCTTCTAGGACAG ATGTGTAGAGGTAACTTTCAGTACTGCCAAGAAGCTGTCGAAAGTGTAACAAGCGTTACATCCTGTCCAACGTCTGAAGAAGAATGGAAAAGCGCCGTCAGAAGAAAGAATTGTACTGCAACCCAGCAAACGTGTTCAAAACCTGAAACGTTTTTATATCATTGTGTAATAAACGAATATGGAAATAAAACTTTGGAAGTCTGTGCACCTCAGAGACTAATGACAG GATTCTGCACAGAGTTTAATGTTGGTGGGGGAGTTATTCAAAGTCATGGTTTATCTCCATGCAACGAAACAGCAGTTCTTAGATGTGCTAATGTCTACTACTCTTCAGAAGCATACAAGT ATCCTGATTGTTATAACAAGAAAATAATAACGAGTGCAACATCAACGATATTTACAACAACAATAACATCCCAAAATGAAACAACGACTAAAACTTTGGAGAACAG GACACATTCTGAGAAGACCTGA